The sequence TTTCCTAGAGCATGCAGAGATCCTCAGGGAGCTGGGTGTGGAAGCGGTATATGTTAAAAAGCCCGGAGACCTAGCAGGGATCGACGCCCTCATAATACCTGGGGGAGAATCGACAACCATTGGAAACCTGATCTCGGCGAGGAATCTTGGCGAGCCCATAGCAGAGCTAGCAAGATCCGGCGTCCCGATTATGGGAACCTGTGCAGGGGCTATACTGCTTGCTAGAAAAATCGTTGATAGAGTGGTTGGGGAGACCAAGCAATATAGGCTGGGGCTAATGGATATAGGGGTTGTTAGAAACGCCTTCGGGAGGCAGAGAAACTCCTTCACAGCGAGGATAAGCCTTGAGGGTGTGGGAGAGGTTAGTGCTGCATTCATAAGAGCCCCCGCTATTGTCGAGGCTTGGGG is a genomic window of Sulfolobales archaeon containing:
- the pdxT gene encoding pyridoxal 5'-phosphate synthase glutaminase subunit PdxT; protein product: MRVGVLALQGDFLEHAEILRELGVEAVYVKKPGDLAGIDALIIPGGESTTIGNLISARNLGEPIAELARSGVPIMGTCAGAILLARKIVDRVVGETKQYRLGLMDIGVVRNAFGRQRNSFTARISLEGVGEVSAAFIRAPAIVEAWGGARILGYIDHPVAGRVGVAAQQGSMLALSFHPEIAGDRRIYSYFLDLARR